The DNA segment AATGATTCGCCACGCTGTCGGGCAATCTCATTCATGTGTTCCGTTTGGTCCATCGCTCCGTGATGCTTCCAAAGCTTGGGCCACGCCAGCGGTGTAGCCTTGAAAGTATCCAAATCGCAAAGCGGTGTTCCGTCGATTGTCGTTGGAAGCATCGTGCAACTGGTGAAGTCGACGCCAATCCCGACAATGCGATCCGGACCGATGCCCGCCTCTTCGATGGCGGCACGGGTTGCCGTTGCCGCCGATTCGATCCAGTCACCTGGGCACTGCAGCGCATACTGGGCCGGCAATCGTTTGCCGCAGCCAGGCAGTGTGTCGGTGATCTGGCCGCTTGCGAAACTTGTTTCGGCAATCGCCCACTGCTTGCCTTGCGTGTCGACAAGGATTGCTCGAACCGACTCGGTGCCAAAATCGAGCCCTAAAGAAATCGGGTGACTCATTTGCTCGTTCCATCGTCGGGCTCACCGACTTCTGAGAGTTCGGGGTTCAGGAGTTCGGGGTTGATGACAACGTGTTTGATCTTTTTGCGGTTGAACGTGTAGGACGCGTGGACCAAACCGTCGCTGGTTTGCACGATCGCGGGATAACTGAATTCGCCTTTGGCTTCACTTTCTAGCACGCCTGCGGGTTTCCAAGTGACTCCATCCTCGGATACCGCCAAGTTCAACTTTCCGCGGCGACCCCATCCGGTCGTGCCCGAATCGAGGTGATTGTAGATCAGCAATTGTCGCCCGTCGTCGAGCGTGATTGCATCGATCCCTGAATTCGGATTGGGCAGTTCGGTTGCAACCAGGTCTGACCAAGTGTCGCCGTTGTCCGACGATTCACTTGACGCGATCACGCCTTCTTTGGTTCGGCAAAGCACTTGCAGCCGGCCATCGGGATGCGTCAAGAATGTCGGTTGAATGGCACTGAATTTCTTACCATCATTGATCGGTCCGATTCGCTTCCAGTTTCCATCGAGTTCGCCGTCGACGATTTCGATCGACTCGAAGTGAAGTCGCCAACCGTCATACTCGGTTGACGATCCACACAATAATGTTTGTCCTTCATTCAACAGGATCGGCTTGCATCGAACCGGGCCGTCGATGCCTTCGGGCAGACGTCGGCGATCGACAAAGGTGCGGCCGCGATCGTAGCTCACCATCATTTCGCCCCACCACTGCCTGGGGTTCGGACCAACTTTGAAAAACAGCAGTGTCGGACCATCGCCGGGCGTTTGGAACAGAACAGGGTTCCAGCACGGATGCCGAAGGCTGTCGTGCTGAACGCCATTGGCGACTTCGGTTGGATTGGACCATCCAAGGCCATCGTGATAGCTGGTCCATATACCAACATCCTTGTGCCCTTCTTTGGATCCACCGAACCAGGCCGCCACCATGCCGCGACTGGTTTGGCAAATCGTCGACGCATGACACTCGTCGAATTTTGCTTTGTCGAAAATGAATTCTTCGGCAATCAAGCCTGGGATTCGCATTGGCTGTGTGGGCTTGGCTGGTTCCGCGGTCAGGTCGGCTTCGCTGAACGCGATGCTGTCGGAGTGCTTGAGGTGATAGACTCGCCCGTTCTCGCTACCGACCAACAGGTCCGGTATTCCATCGCGATCAAAATCGCAAGTCGCGGGACTCGATGTGTGACCGGCCACATTGCGATCGGCCAAATTGCCCATCCGTTTCATCACGATTTTTCCATCGCGGTCCTCGCAGTTGCGATACCAGGTCGCATTTTCCGAGTTGACCAGAATGTCTAAACGCGAATCGCCGTCCCAATCAACGACCGACAACTTCACTCGCCCGGATCGGCCACACGAACCTGCATTCAACCTCAACGGCAGGTTGTCTTCGTCGGTGAAGATTCGCTGTGCCTCGCCACCACCCCGCCGCAGTGTCAGGAAACCATCTTGATCCAGCATCACCAAATCAAGAAGGTTGTCGGCATCGAAATCGATCGCTACCGGCGTCGTTCGCCACTGAGTCAGCGCCGATGACGACTCTGTCTGCCACCAATACCAAACCGGCGGCGCCTCGTTCAAGCCAGTGTCAAATTCCTTTTCGACCAACGTGCCACCTTCGTTAATCAGCAAGCCAACACGCGACAAAATCGAGTTGTAAATGATGTCGCCATCGCCATCGTTGTCCCAATCGGCGACCGTCAGGGTTGTGTAGCCCCATTTAGCTTCGCATGGGCCTTGGATCGAACCGCTCGGGCCGGCCATCACACGAAACGGTTCCGTTTTTCCATCAGGCGATTTCACATTCAACAGTCGCGGCGCGTCCCATTTCGGTAACCCATTTTCGGAGTTGCCGAGATTCTCGAAAAAGCCGATCGATCCTGCCGTGTTGCCGCAAAGAATGTCTTCGTCGCCGTCGTTGTCCCAGTCATAGGCAAACGGCGTGGCCAGAGCGCCGAACTTGAGCGTGTCGGCTTGTTGGCGAAAGTACTTTGGCGAATCAAACACAGGTGCTTCGTCATGCATACGGCCGACGTTTTCGACCAACGCGACGCGGCCGTCTTCGTCACCGACGATCAAGTCAATGTCACCATCTTTGTCCCAGTCCACTGCGGTCGGCGTGATCATCTGCAAGTGCATGACCAGCGGGCTTCCGTCGGAACCTACGAGTTTTTGGCCAGCAGCATAGACTGGCTGCTGTCGTGATCCGATGTTCTGAAAGTAGGTAAAGCCGTCCATGAATTCGCCGCACAACAGGTCCAGGTCGCCGTCATTGTCGAAGTCCGCAAAGTTCGGACTCGGCCAACCGTAGACATCCACGTCACCGCCGCCGGCTTGCAATCGCTGGGGCGAATCAGAGTACTTTGGCGCCGCGTCAGTGCCCTCGTTCATTATCAAATAGACGTATCCGTGCAGGGGCCCGTTTCGCCATCGCCCGCTGCTGTCGTAGGCATGGTCCCAAGCAAGTTCGGTCCAGTCGCCGGACCCAACCGCAATGTCATGGTCGCCATCGCCGTCAAAGTCGACGTATCGCCACATGTTGCCGCGAGTCCGGCCGCCTGTTTGATGGTTTGGGTTGGCGATCGCATCGATTTTCGTCGGTTTGGCGAAATCGAATTTGCCGGTACTGGCGTTGAGGCGGTACTCTTTGGCCGGTTCCAAGATCACCGGTTCGTCATCGACCAGACTCATCATCATGTAATGCGACGCCTTGCCAAGTCGAACCGATGGTTTGAATACCGGCATTTTGTTCGATGGATCCTGTGATGTGTTTTCGAAGAAATACACTCCATTGGTTGGCTTGTCGGGACAAGCCACCAACAGGTCCATGTCGCCATCACCGTCATAGTCAAGCGGCGACGGATAGGCCCACAGCCCGACCCCCAAATCGACTTCGAGCCCGGGGTGGTTGTACGCCAGGGGTTGAAGTTTCCAATCGTTATCGGCGGCAATCAGTGACGAGATCATCAGGCCCGTGATCCCAATCGAAAGTAGACGGCTATTCAAAGGTGGCTCCGGTTCAATGGATTGATTTTTTTTGGATCTATCGCCAACGAGTCAACGACTCAGCGGGCTATCGACGCTGTGGATCGGATCGCTGGACTCTACAGCAACCCAATGCTGCGCAGAATCTCGGCGACCCGTTGTCGCTCGGGTTCGCGGAACGCGTGGAAGGGATCTGCCGGTAAGTCATTGCACAGCCCGATCAACGATGCGGCCGTCTTGGTGGCTTTGATGTGCCGCGATGCGTACTTGCCAATGTCGTAAATGTCTTGGAAGCGATTGATCTTTTGCATCACCGCGTCGAGCTTGGCCGCGTCGCCGTCTTGCAGTGCGCGATAGCAATCGACGAACAACTGGGGCGCGATATTCGCTCCGCCGCTGACGCCGCCATCGCCACCGAGCGCATGGGCTTGGGGAAGTAACGCTTCGGGGCCTAGCAAAATCGACCAATCCGGACGCACGCTCTTCATTTTGCAAAGGCGACCGAAGTATTCCATGTCGCCACTGCTGTCTTTGACGCCCACGATGCCGTCGATACTGGCAAGCTTAGCAAGCGTTTCAATCTCGAACCAAACCTTCGTTAGCTGAGGCATGTTGTAGAGCATCAGCGGCAACGGGATCAGCGGCTGGATGTTCTGCACATACGAAGTCAGTTCAGTTTGTCCCGCTGGAAAGTAATAGGGAGTGGTCAGCACGGCGGCACTCGCGCCGCTGTCGGCAGCATGTTTCGCCAGATTGACGGTTTCGGTGAAGGCGGTATCGGCGATTCCGACTAAGACCGGGACGCGGTCGCGAACCAATCGAGTCGTTTCGGTGATCATTTGTCGCCGCAATCGATAACTCAAGCTGGGCGCCTCGCCGGTGGTGCCCAAAATGAAGACGCCCGATACTCCGCCATCGATCACGTGGTCGAGTAATCGCTGCAGACCGTCGCAATCGAGTTCGTCGCGCGCAGCAAGGGGCGTGATCAGCGGCGGGACGATTCCACGCAGCGCAAAAGCAGATGGTGACATGGAGGGAGTCAAGGAAGGCGATGGTGGGGTGGGAAAGCTCATCGACTTTAGCCTTGCCGGATTTCGAATGCAACCTTCGCCTATGCAATCGCGCCCAGTCGTCTCGCGTCAGTTAGAATGTCGGGCGGTCCGCGTCAGTTAGAATGCGTCGCCCAGCACTTGCGTGCTCGCCCTCCCCCTTGCCCTGCTACTTGCCCACCTCAATTGAAAGGCTGACTTCGATGAAGCTGTCTCTTGTTTCGCGAATTCTTCAGGTTGCCGTTGTACTGATTTGCATCGGTGCTGCGGATGTTCAAGCCGACGTTCGCTTGCCCGGTTTCTTTGCCGATCACATGGTGATTCAA comes from the Rubripirellula reticaptiva genome and includes:
- a CDS encoding exo-alpha-sialidase, which produces MISSLIAADNDWKLQPLAYNHPGLEVDLGVGLWAYPSPLDYDGDGDMDLLVACPDKPTNGVYFFENTSQDPSNKMPVFKPSVRLGKASHYMMMSLVDDEPVILEPAKEYRLNASTGKFDFAKPTKIDAIANPNHQTGGRTRGNMWRYVDFDGDGDHDIAVGSGDWTELAWDHAYDSSGRWRNGPLHGYVYLIMNEGTDAAPKYSDSPQRLQAGGGDVDVYGWPSPNFADFDNDGDLDLLCGEFMDGFTYFQNIGSRQQPVYAAGQKLVGSDGSPLVMHLQMITPTAVDWDKDGDIDLIVGDEDGRVALVENVGRMHDEAPVFDSPKYFRQQADTLKFGALATPFAYDWDNDGDEDILCGNTAGSIGFFENLGNSENGLPKWDAPRLLNVKSPDGKTEPFRVMAGPSGSIQGPCEAKWGYTTLTVADWDNDGDGDIIYNSILSRVGLLINEGGTLVEKEFDTGLNEAPPVWYWWQTESSSALTQWRTTPVAIDFDADNLLDLVMLDQDGFLTLRRGGGEAQRIFTDEDNLPLRLNAGSCGRSGRVKLSVVDWDGDSRLDILVNSENATWYRNCEDRDGKIVMKRMGNLADRNVAGHTSSPATCDFDRDGIPDLLVGSENGRVYHLKHSDSIAFSEADLTAEPAKPTQPMRIPGLIAEEFIFDKAKFDECHASTICQTSRGMVAAWFGGSKEGHKDVGIWTSYHDGLGWSNPTEVANGVQHDSLRHPCWNPVLFQTPGDGPTLLFFKVGPNPRQWWGEMMVSYDRGRTFVDRRRLPEGIDGPVRCKPILLNEGQTLLCGSSTEYDGWRLHFESIEIVDGELDGNWKRIGPINDGKKFSAIQPTFLTHPDGRLQVLCRTKEGVIASSESSDNGDTWSDLVATELPNPNSGIDAITLDDGRQLLIYNHLDSGTTGWGRRGKLNLAVSEDGVTWKPAGVLESEAKGEFSYPAIVQTSDGLVHASYTFNRKKIKHVVINPELLNPELSEVGEPDDGTSK
- a CDS encoding dihydrodipicolinate synthase family protein, which encodes MSPSAFALRGIVPPLITPLAARDELDCDGLQRLLDHVIDGGVSGVFILGTTGEAPSLSYRLRRQMITETTRLVRDRVPVLVGIADTAFTETVNLAKHAADSGASAAVLTTPYYFPAGQTELTSYVQNIQPLIPLPLMLYNMPQLTKVWFEIETLAKLASIDGIVGVKDSSGDMEYFGRLCKMKSVRPDWSILLGPEALLPQAHALGGDGGVSGGANIAPQLFVDCYRALQDGDAAKLDAVMQKINRFQDIYDIGKYASRHIKATKTAASLIGLCNDLPADPFHAFREPERQRVAEILRSIGLL